A genome region from Gouania willdenowi chromosome 9, fGouWil2.1, whole genome shotgun sequence includes the following:
- the LOC114469626 gene encoding trithorax group protein osa-like isoform X7, with protein MKLNVLVALCLFLLLIISNESLGTRRGKIGWLPKVFTKPSKTKPRHDSRSKESIIKKSKERSQSNQESYNQQPGGYPQQPGRGGSYPNQGGYPQQPGGYPNQGSYPQQPGGYPQQPGRGGYPNQGHYPQQPGGYPNQGSYPQQPGGYPNQGHYPRQPGAYPQQPYQGGYPQPGYPAGGYPHMGGHGYPWGNINHNPNNRILSPHYGSSFGYGGFGGGVGGGSPFSNSAKAMGFAPSDKSKGFGRSAAMAAAGGAVAGMALGYGLGRFPRPHFHFRSPQEEYYYNYYMYQRHSSSSSSSDINNYNRDYQHRPPPVTFHQYMEACMKRSDLLPAESPRKQKPATPSARPTTNINTTVPSVPAGGNNTTSSNTTSPTLATLHPEVHPTATDSVKVNTTSVPVTSTSNNSTATQNATSSQPQFELSKVLQPVHDLKNAASDDDDDTVSIMEIGYPALIKQMKVKRCTEMYIVYTEKHLENEKKKIPQVRGGAQGLEMDPLQGLLIEISGLLLMLLSNNMPLQMHGGFH; from the exons ATGAAGCTGAACGTACTGGTCGCCCTGTGTCTGTTCCTTCTTTTGATTATTTCAAATGAGTCGCTGGGCACCCGGAGAGGAAAAATTGGCTGGTTACCAAAAGTTTTTACAAAACCCTCCAAGACTAAACCAAGACATGACTCACGGTCTAAGGAATCCATTATCAAGAAATCCAAAGAACGCTCCCAGTCCAACCAGGAGAGCTACAATCAGCAACCAGGTGGTTACCCTCAGCAGCCAGGCAGAGGAGGAAGTTACCCTAACCAAGGAGGTTACCCTCAACAACCAGGAGGTTACCCTAACCAAGGAAGTTACCCTCAACAACCAGGAGGTTACCCTCAGCAGCCAGGCAGAGGTG GTTATCCTAACCAAGGCCACTACCCTCAACAACCAGGAGGTTACCCAAACCAAGGAAGTTACCCTCAACAACCAGGAG GTTACCCAAACCAAGGCCACTACCCTCGACAACCAGGCGCTTACCCTCAGCAGCCATATCAAGGGGGGTACCCTCAACCAGGGTACCCGGCAGGTGGTTACCCACATATGGGAGGACATGGTTACCCTTGGGGAAACATAAACCACAACCCTAACAACAGAATCCTTAGCCCTCATTACGGAAGCAGCTTTGGTTACGGAGGCTTTGGTGGAGGCGTAGGTGGAGGTTCTCCTTTCTCCAATTCGGCAAAGGCAATGGGCTTCGCTCCATCAGATAAATCCAAAGGCTTTGGCCGCAGTGCAGCGATGGCTGCAGCAGGAGGCGCTGTGGCAGGAATGGCTCTTGGTTACGGTTTAGGACGGTTCCCTCGGCCTCATTTCCACTTCCGAAGTCCTCAGGAGGAGtattactacaactactacatGTACCAGAGgcacagcagcagtagcagctcCTCTGATATCAACAACTACAACAGAGACTACCAACACAGACCACCACCCGTGACCTTCCACCAGTACATGGAAGCCTGTATGAAGAGGTCCGACCTTCTGCCAGCAGAGAGTCCAAGGAAACAGAAACCTGCAACACCGAGTGCAAGACCTACAACAAACATCAACACAACTGttccctcagtgccagctggaGGCAACAACACAACAAGTAGCAACACAACAAGTCCTACACTGGCCACTCTTCACCCTGAAGTCCATCCTACAGCTACTGATTCTGTAAAGGTGAACACAACTTCAGTCCCAGTCACTAGCACAAGCAACAACTCAACAGCAACACAAAATGCAACATCTTCTCAGCCTCAGTTTGAGCTCAGCAAAGTACTTCAACCTGTACATGACCTCAAAAATGCTGCTagtgacgatgatgatgacacGGTTAGCATCATGGAGATTGGATATCCAGCCTTGATTAAGCAGATGAAAGTGAAGAGGTGCACAGAGATGTACATCGTCTACACTGAGAAGCATTTggagaatgagaagaagaaaatcccCCAAGTGAGAGGTGGAGCACAGGGACTGGAGATGGATCCACTACAAGGACTTCTGATTGAGATCAGTGGCCTCCTACTGATGCTACTGAGTAACAACATGCCACTGCAGATGCACGGAGGCTTTCATTAG
- the LOC114469626 gene encoding trithorax group protein osa-like isoform X6, with product MKLNVLVALCLFLLLIISNESLGTRRGKIGWLPKVFTKPSKTKPRHDSRSKESIIKKSKERSQSNQESYNQQPGGYPQQPGRGGSYPNQGGYPQQPGGYPNQGSYPQQPGGYPQQPGRGGYPNQGHYPQQPGGYPNQGSYPQQPGGYPNQGYYPRQPGAYPQQPYQGGYPQPGYPAGGYPHMGGHGYPWGNINHNPNNRILSPHYGSSFGYGGFGGGVGGGSPFSNSAKAMGFAPSDKSKGFGRSAAMAAAGGAVAGMALGYGLGRFPRPHFHFRSPQEEYYYNYYMYQRHSSSSSSSDINNYNRDYQHRPPPVTFHQYMEACMKRSDLLPAESPRKQKPATPSARPTTNINTTVPSVPAGGNNTTSSNTTSPTLATLHPEVHPTATDSVKVNTTSVPVTSTSNNSTATQNATSSQPQFELSKVLQPVHDLKNAASDDDDDTVSIMEIGYPALIKQMKVKRCTEMYIVYTEKHLENEKKKIPQVRGGAQGLEMDPLQGLLIEISGLLLMLLSNNMPLQMHGGFH from the exons ATGAAGCTGAACGTACTGGTCGCCCTGTGTCTGTTCCTTCTTTTGATTATTTCAAATGAGTCGCTGGGCACCCGGAGAGGAAAAATTGGCTGGTTACCAAAAGTTTTTACAAAACCCTCCAAGACTAAACCAAGACATGACTCACGGTCTAAGGAATCCATTATCAAGAAATCCAAAGAACGCTCCCAGTCCAACCAGGAGAGCTACAATCAGCAACCAGGTGGTTACCCTCAGCAGCCAGGCAGAGGAGGAAGTTACCCTAACCAAGGAGGTTACCCTCAACAACCAGGAGGTTACCCTAACCAAGGAAGTTACCCTCAACAACCAGGAGGTTACCCTCAGCAGCCAGGCAGAGGTG GTTATCCTAACCAAGGCCACTACCCTCAACAACCAGGAGGTTACCCAAACCAAGGAAGTTACCCTCAACAACCAGGAGGTTACCCAAACCAAGGCTACTACCCTCGACAACCAG GCGCTTACCCTCAGCAGCCATATCAAGGGGGGTACCCTCAACCAGGGTACCCGGCAGGTGGTTACCCACATATGGGAGGACATGGTTACCCTTGGGGAAACATAAACCACAACCCTAACAACAGAATCCTTAGCCCTCATTACGGAAGCAGCTTTGGTTACGGAGGCTTTGGTGGAGGCGTAGGTGGAGGTTCTCCTTTCTCCAATTCGGCAAAGGCAATGGGCTTCGCTCCATCAGATAAATCCAAAGGCTTTGGCCGCAGTGCAGCGATGGCTGCAGCAGGAGGCGCTGTGGCAGGAATGGCTCTTGGTTACGGTTTAGGACGGTTCCCTCGGCCTCATTTCCACTTCCGAAGTCCTCAGGAGGAGtattactacaactactacatGTACCAGAGgcacagcagcagtagcagctcCTCTGATATCAACAACTACAACAGAGACTACCAACACAGACCACCACCCGTGACCTTCCACCAGTACATGGAAGCCTGTATGAAGAGGTCCGACCTTCTGCCAGCAGAGAGTCCAAGGAAACAGAAACCTGCAACACCGAGTGCAAGACCTACAACAAACATCAACACAACTGttccctcagtgccagctggaGGCAACAACACAACAAGTAGCAACACAACAAGTCCTACACTGGCCACTCTTCACCCTGAAGTCCATCCTACAGCTACTGATTCTGTAAAGGTGAACACAACTTCAGTCCCAGTCACTAGCACAAGCAACAACTCAACAGCAACACAAAATGCAACATCTTCTCAGCCTCAGTTTGAGCTCAGCAAAGTACTTCAACCTGTACATGACCTCAAAAATGCTGCTagtgacgatgatgatgacacGGTTAGCATCATGGAGATTGGATATCCAGCCTTGATTAAGCAGATGAAAGTGAAGAGGTGCACAGAGATGTACATCGTCTACACTGAGAAGCATTTggagaatgagaagaagaaaatcccCCAAGTGAGAGGTGGAGCACAGGGACTGGAGATGGATCCACTACAAGGACTTCTGATTGAGATCAGTGGCCTCCTACTGATGCTACTGAGTAACAACATGCCACTGCAGATGCACGGAGGCTTTCATTAG
- the LOC114469626 gene encoding SAC3 family protein A-like isoform X4, which translates to MKLNVLVALCLFLLLIISNESLGTRRGKIGWLPKVFTKPSKTKPRHDSRSKESIIKKSKERSQSNQESYNQQPGGYPQQPGRGGSYPNQGGYPQQPGGYPNQGSYPQQPGGYPQQPGRGGYPNQGHYPQQPGGYPNQGSYPQQPGGYPNQGYYPRQPGGYPNQGHYPRQPGAYPQQPYQGGYPQPGYPAGGYPHMGGHGYPWGNINHNPNNRILSPHYGSSFGYGGFGGGVGGGSPFSNSAKAMGFAPSDKSKGFGRSAAMAAAGGAVAGMALGYGLGRFPRPHFHFRSPQEEYYYNYYMYQRHSSSSSSSDINNYNRDYQHRPPPVTFHQYMEACMKRSDLLPAESPRKQKPATPSARPTTNINTTVPSVPAGGNNTTSSNTTSPTLATLHPEVHPTATDSVKVNTTSVPVTSTSNNSTATQNATSSQPQFELSKVLQPVHDLKNAASDDDDDTVSIMEIGYPALIKQMKVKRCTEMYIVYTEKHLENEKKKIPQVRGGAQGLEMDPLQGLLIEISGLLLMLLSNNMPLQMHGGFH; encoded by the exons ATGAAGCTGAACGTACTGGTCGCCCTGTGTCTGTTCCTTCTTTTGATTATTTCAAATGAGTCGCTGGGCACCCGGAGAGGAAAAATTGGCTGGTTACCAAAAGTTTTTACAAAACCCTCCAAGACTAAACCAAGACATGACTCACGGTCTAAGGAATCCATTATCAAGAAATCCAAAGAACGCTCCCAGTCCAACCAGGAGAGCTACAATCAGCAACCAGGTGGTTACCCTCAGCAGCCAGGCAGAGGAGGAAGTTACCCTAACCAAGGAGGTTACCCTCAACAACCAGGAGGTTACCCTAACCAAGGAAGTTACCCTCAACAACCAGGAGGTTACCCTCAGCAGCCAGGCAGAGGTG GTTATCCTAACCAAGGCCACTACCCTCAACAACCAGGAGGTTACCCAAACCAAGGAAGTTACCCTCAACAACCAGGAGGTTACCCAAACCAAGGCTACTACCCTCGACAACCAGGAGGTTACCCAAACCAAGGCCACTACCCTCGACAACCAGGCGCTTACCCTCAGCAGCCATATCAAGGGGGGTACCCTCAACCAGGGTACCCGGCAGGTGGTTACCCACATATGGGAGGACATGGTTACCCTTGGGGAAACATAAACCACAACCCTAACAACAGAATCCTTAGCCCTCATTACGGAAGCAGCTTTGGTTACGGAGGCTTTGGTGGAGGCGTAGGTGGAGGTTCTCCTTTCTCCAATTCGGCAAAGGCAATGGGCTTCGCTCCATCAGATAAATCCAAAGGCTTTGGCCGCAGTGCAGCGATGGCTGCAGCAGGAGGCGCTGTGGCAGGAATGGCTCTTGGTTACGGTTTAGGACGGTTCCCTCGGCCTCATTTCCACTTCCGAAGTCCTCAGGAGGAGtattactacaactactacatGTACCAGAGgcacagcagcagtagcagctcCTCTGATATCAACAACTACAACAGAGACTACCAACACAGACCACCACCCGTGACCTTCCACCAGTACATGGAAGCCTGTATGAAGAGGTCCGACCTTCTGCCAGCAGAGAGTCCAAGGAAACAGAAACCTGCAACACCGAGTGCAAGACCTACAACAAACATCAACACAACTGttccctcagtgccagctggaGGCAACAACACAACAAGTAGCAACACAACAAGTCCTACACTGGCCACTCTTCACCCTGAAGTCCATCCTACAGCTACTGATTCTGTAAAGGTGAACACAACTTCAGTCCCAGTCACTAGCACAAGCAACAACTCAACAGCAACACAAAATGCAACATCTTCTCAGCCTCAGTTTGAGCTCAGCAAAGTACTTCAACCTGTACATGACCTCAAAAATGCTGCTagtgacgatgatgatgacacGGTTAGCATCATGGAGATTGGATATCCAGCCTTGATTAAGCAGATGAAAGTGAAGAGGTGCACAGAGATGTACATCGTCTACACTGAGAAGCATTTggagaatgagaagaagaaaatcccCCAAGTGAGAGGTGGAGCACAGGGACTGGAGATGGATCCACTACAAGGACTTCTGATTGAGATCAGTGGCCTCCTACTGATGCTACTGAGTAACAACATGCCACTGCAGATGCACGGAGGCTTTCATTAG
- the LOC114469626 gene encoding trithorax group protein osa-like isoform X5 codes for MKLNVLVALCLFLLLIISNESLGTRRGKIGWLPKVFTKPSKTKPRHDSRSKESIIKKSKERSQSNQESYNQQPGGYPQQPGRGGSYPNQGGYPQQPGGYPQQPGRGGYPNQGHYPQQPGGYPNQGSYPQQPGGYPNQGYYPRQPGGYPNQGHYPRQPGAYPQQPYQGGYPQPGYPAGGYPHMGGHGYPWGNINHNPNNRILSPHYGSSFGYGGFGGGVGGGSPFSNSAKAMGFAPSDKSKGFGRSAAMAAAGGAVAGMALGYGLGRFPRPHFHFRSPQEEYYYNYYMYQRHSSSSSSSDINNYNRDYQHRPPPVTFHQYMEACMKRSDLLPAESPRKQKPATPSARPTTNINTTVPSVPAGGNNTTSSNTTSPTLATLHPEVHPTATDSVKVNTTSVPVTSTSNNSTATQNATSSQPQFELSKVLQPVHDLKNAASDDDDDTVSIMEIGYPALIKQMKVKRCTEMYIVYTEKHLENEKKKIPQVRGGAQGLEMDPLQGLLIEISGLLLMLLSNNMPLQMHGGFH; via the exons ATGAAGCTGAACGTACTGGTCGCCCTGTGTCTGTTCCTTCTTTTGATTATTTCAAATGAGTCGCTGGGCACCCGGAGAGGAAAAATTGGCTGGTTACCAAAAGTTTTTACAAAACCCTCCAAGACTAAACCAAGACATGACTCACGGTCTAAGGAATCCATTATCAAGAAATCCAAAGAACGCTCCCAGTCCAACCAGGAGAGCTACAATCAGCAACCAGGTGGTTACCCTCAGCAGCCAGGCAGAGGAGGAAGTTACCCTAACCAAGGAGGTTACCCTCAACAACCAGGAG GTTACCCTCAGCAGCCAGGCAGAGGTG GTTATCCTAACCAAGGCCACTACCCTCAACAACCAGGAGGTTACCCAAACCAAGGAAGTTACCCTCAACAACCAGGAGGTTACCCAAACCAAGGCTACTACCCTCGACAACCAGGAGGTTACCCAAACCAAGGCCACTACCCTCGACAACCAGGCGCTTACCCTCAGCAGCCATATCAAGGGGGGTACCCTCAACCAGGGTACCCGGCAGGTGGTTACCCACATATGGGAGGACATGGTTACCCTTGGGGAAACATAAACCACAACCCTAACAACAGAATCCTTAGCCCTCATTACGGAAGCAGCTTTGGTTACGGAGGCTTTGGTGGAGGCGTAGGTGGAGGTTCTCCTTTCTCCAATTCGGCAAAGGCAATGGGCTTCGCTCCATCAGATAAATCCAAAGGCTTTGGCCGCAGTGCAGCGATGGCTGCAGCAGGAGGCGCTGTGGCAGGAATGGCTCTTGGTTACGGTTTAGGACGGTTCCCTCGGCCTCATTTCCACTTCCGAAGTCCTCAGGAGGAGtattactacaactactacatGTACCAGAGgcacagcagcagtagcagctcCTCTGATATCAACAACTACAACAGAGACTACCAACACAGACCACCACCCGTGACCTTCCACCAGTACATGGAAGCCTGTATGAAGAGGTCCGACCTTCTGCCAGCAGAGAGTCCAAGGAAACAGAAACCTGCAACACCGAGTGCAAGACCTACAACAAACATCAACACAACTGttccctcagtgccagctggaGGCAACAACACAACAAGTAGCAACACAACAAGTCCTACACTGGCCACTCTTCACCCTGAAGTCCATCCTACAGCTACTGATTCTGTAAAGGTGAACACAACTTCAGTCCCAGTCACTAGCACAAGCAACAACTCAACAGCAACACAAAATGCAACATCTTCTCAGCCTCAGTTTGAGCTCAGCAAAGTACTTCAACCTGTACATGACCTCAAAAATGCTGCTagtgacgatgatgatgacacGGTTAGCATCATGGAGATTGGATATCCAGCCTTGATTAAGCAGATGAAAGTGAAGAGGTGCACAGAGATGTACATCGTCTACACTGAGAAGCATTTggagaatgagaagaagaaaatcccCCAAGTGAGAGGTGGAGCACAGGGACTGGAGATGGATCCACTACAAGGACTTCTGATTGAGATCAGTGGCCTCCTACTGATGCTACTGAGTAACAACATGCCACTGCAGATGCACGGAGGCTTTCATTAG
- the LOC114469626 gene encoding trithorax group protein osa-like isoform X3: MKLNVLVALCLFLLLIISNESLGTRRGKIGWLPKVFTKPSKTKPRHDSRSKESIIKKSKERSQSNQESYNQQPGGYPQQPGRGGSYPNQGGYPQQPGGYPNQGSYPQQPGGYPQQPGRGGYPNQGNYPQQPGGYPNQGHYPQQPGGYPNQGSYPQQPGGYPNQGYYPRQPGAYPQQPYQGGYPQPGYPAGGYPHMGGHGYPWGNINHNPNNRILSPHYGSSFGYGGFGGGVGGGSPFSNSAKAMGFAPSDKSKGFGRSAAMAAAGGAVAGMALGYGLGRFPRPHFHFRSPQEEYYYNYYMYQRHSSSSSSSDINNYNRDYQHRPPPVTFHQYMEACMKRSDLLPAESPRKQKPATPSARPTTNINTTVPSVPAGGNNTTSSNTTSPTLATLHPEVHPTATDSVKVNTTSVPVTSTSNNSTATQNATSSQPQFELSKVLQPVHDLKNAASDDDDDTVSIMEIGYPALIKQMKVKRCTEMYIVYTEKHLENEKKKIPQVRGGAQGLEMDPLQGLLIEISGLLLMLLSNNMPLQMHGGFH; encoded by the exons ATGAAGCTGAACGTACTGGTCGCCCTGTGTCTGTTCCTTCTTTTGATTATTTCAAATGAGTCGCTGGGCACCCGGAGAGGAAAAATTGGCTGGTTACCAAAAGTTTTTACAAAACCCTCCAAGACTAAACCAAGACATGACTCACGGTCTAAGGAATCCATTATCAAGAAATCCAAAGAACGCTCCCAGTCCAACCAGGAGAGCTACAATCAGCAACCAGGTGGTTACCCTCAGCAGCCAGGCAGAGGAGGAAGTTACCCTAACCAAGGAGGTTACCCTCAACAACCAGGAGGTTACCCTAACCAAGGAAGTTACCCTCAACAACCAGGAGGTTACCCTCAGCAGCCAGGCAGAGGTGGTTACCCTAACCAAGGCAACTACCCCCAACAACCAGGAGGTTATCCTAACCAAGGCCACTACCCTCAACAACCAGGAGGTTACCCAAACCAAGGAAGTTACCCTCAACAACCAGGAGGTTACCCAAACCAAGGCTACTACCCTCGACAACCAG GCGCTTACCCTCAGCAGCCATATCAAGGGGGGTACCCTCAACCAGGGTACCCGGCAGGTGGTTACCCACATATGGGAGGACATGGTTACCCTTGGGGAAACATAAACCACAACCCTAACAACAGAATCCTTAGCCCTCATTACGGAAGCAGCTTTGGTTACGGAGGCTTTGGTGGAGGCGTAGGTGGAGGTTCTCCTTTCTCCAATTCGGCAAAGGCAATGGGCTTCGCTCCATCAGATAAATCCAAAGGCTTTGGCCGCAGTGCAGCGATGGCTGCAGCAGGAGGCGCTGTGGCAGGAATGGCTCTTGGTTACGGTTTAGGACGGTTCCCTCGGCCTCATTTCCACTTCCGAAGTCCTCAGGAGGAGtattactacaactactacatGTACCAGAGgcacagcagcagtagcagctcCTCTGATATCAACAACTACAACAGAGACTACCAACACAGACCACCACCCGTGACCTTCCACCAGTACATGGAAGCCTGTATGAAGAGGTCCGACCTTCTGCCAGCAGAGAGTCCAAGGAAACAGAAACCTGCAACACCGAGTGCAAGACCTACAACAAACATCAACACAACTGttccctcagtgccagctggaGGCAACAACACAACAAGTAGCAACACAACAAGTCCTACACTGGCCACTCTTCACCCTGAAGTCCATCCTACAGCTACTGATTCTGTAAAGGTGAACACAACTTCAGTCCCAGTCACTAGCACAAGCAACAACTCAACAGCAACACAAAATGCAACATCTTCTCAGCCTCAGTTTGAGCTCAGCAAAGTACTTCAACCTGTACATGACCTCAAAAATGCTGCTagtgacgatgatgatgacacGGTTAGCATCATGGAGATTGGATATCCAGCCTTGATTAAGCAGATGAAAGTGAAGAGGTGCACAGAGATGTACATCGTCTACACTGAGAAGCATTTggagaatgagaagaagaaaatcccCCAAGTGAGAGGTGGAGCACAGGGACTGGAGATGGATCCACTACAAGGACTTCTGATTGAGATCAGTGGCCTCCTACTGATGCTACTGAGTAACAACATGCCACTGCAGATGCACGGAGGCTTTCATTAG
- the LOC114469626 gene encoding trithorax group protein osa-like isoform X2, whose protein sequence is MKLNVLVALCLFLLLIISNESLGTRRGKIGWLPKVFTKPSKTKPRHDSRSKESIIKKSKERSQSNQESYNQQPGGYPQQPGRGGSYPNQGGYPQQPGGYPNQGSYPQQPGGYPQQPGRGGYPNQGNYPQQPGGYPNQGHYPQQPGGYPNQGSYPQQPGGYPNQGHYPRQPGAYPQQPYQGGYPQPGYPAGGYPHMGGHGYPWGNINHNPNNRILSPHYGSSFGYGGFGGGVGGGSPFSNSAKAMGFAPSDKSKGFGRSAAMAAAGGAVAGMALGYGLGRFPRPHFHFRSPQEEYYYNYYMYQRHSSSSSSSDINNYNRDYQHRPPPVTFHQYMEACMKRSDLLPAESPRKQKPATPSARPTTNINTTVPSVPAGGNNTTSSNTTSPTLATLHPEVHPTATDSVKVNTTSVPVTSTSNNSTATQNATSSQPQFELSKVLQPVHDLKNAASDDDDDTVSIMEIGYPALIKQMKVKRCTEMYIVYTEKHLENEKKKIPQVRGGAQGLEMDPLQGLLIEISGLLLMLLSNNMPLQMHGGFH, encoded by the exons ATGAAGCTGAACGTACTGGTCGCCCTGTGTCTGTTCCTTCTTTTGATTATTTCAAATGAGTCGCTGGGCACCCGGAGAGGAAAAATTGGCTGGTTACCAAAAGTTTTTACAAAACCCTCCAAGACTAAACCAAGACATGACTCACGGTCTAAGGAATCCATTATCAAGAAATCCAAAGAACGCTCCCAGTCCAACCAGGAGAGCTACAATCAGCAACCAGGTGGTTACCCTCAGCAGCCAGGCAGAGGAGGAAGTTACCCTAACCAAGGAGGTTACCCTCAACAACCAGGAGGTTACCCTAACCAAGGAAGTTACCCTCAACAACCAGGAGGTTACCCTCAGCAGCCAGGCAGAGGTGGTTACCCTAACCAAGGCAACTACCCCCAACAACCAGGAGGTTATCCTAACCAAGGCCACTACCCTCAACAACCAGGAGGTTACCCAAACCAAGGAAGTTACCCTCAACAACCAGGAG GTTACCCAAACCAAGGCCACTACCCTCGACAACCAGGCGCTTACCCTCAGCAGCCATATCAAGGGGGGTACCCTCAACCAGGGTACCCGGCAGGTGGTTACCCACATATGGGAGGACATGGTTACCCTTGGGGAAACATAAACCACAACCCTAACAACAGAATCCTTAGCCCTCATTACGGAAGCAGCTTTGGTTACGGAGGCTTTGGTGGAGGCGTAGGTGGAGGTTCTCCTTTCTCCAATTCGGCAAAGGCAATGGGCTTCGCTCCATCAGATAAATCCAAAGGCTTTGGCCGCAGTGCAGCGATGGCTGCAGCAGGAGGCGCTGTGGCAGGAATGGCTCTTGGTTACGGTTTAGGACGGTTCCCTCGGCCTCATTTCCACTTCCGAAGTCCTCAGGAGGAGtattactacaactactacatGTACCAGAGgcacagcagcagtagcagctcCTCTGATATCAACAACTACAACAGAGACTACCAACACAGACCACCACCCGTGACCTTCCACCAGTACATGGAAGCCTGTATGAAGAGGTCCGACCTTCTGCCAGCAGAGAGTCCAAGGAAACAGAAACCTGCAACACCGAGTGCAAGACCTACAACAAACATCAACACAACTGttccctcagtgccagctggaGGCAACAACACAACAAGTAGCAACACAACAAGTCCTACACTGGCCACTCTTCACCCTGAAGTCCATCCTACAGCTACTGATTCTGTAAAGGTGAACACAACTTCAGTCCCAGTCACTAGCACAAGCAACAACTCAACAGCAACACAAAATGCAACATCTTCTCAGCCTCAGTTTGAGCTCAGCAAAGTACTTCAACCTGTACATGACCTCAAAAATGCTGCTagtgacgatgatgatgacacGGTTAGCATCATGGAGATTGGATATCCAGCCTTGATTAAGCAGATGAAAGTGAAGAGGTGCACAGAGATGTACATCGTCTACACTGAGAAGCATTTggagaatgagaagaagaaaatcccCCAAGTGAGAGGTGGAGCACAGGGACTGGAGATGGATCCACTACAAGGACTTCTGATTGAGATCAGTGGCCTCCTACTGATGCTACTGAGTAACAACATGCCACTGCAGATGCACGGAGGCTTTCATTAG